A genomic stretch from Telopea speciosissima isolate NSW1024214 ecotype Mountain lineage chromosome 7, Tspe_v1, whole genome shotgun sequence includes:
- the LOC122668572 gene encoding uncharacterized protein LOC122668572, giving the protein MAAQATVAAPQLGMAAGELQNEAEAWWKATKPKLEAVHPNPTWEQLKEVFFKNYFPKSFRDKKEVEFSALVQGNKIVLDYQQQFKDLFHFAPKHMKGEASKTKKFEKGLKPEIGSILSVLNIQDYTPMVDKAKTMEDRLEENEKATASPGLGKRPRNY; this is encoded by the exons atggctgcccaagctactGTAGCTGCACCTCAGCTAGGTAtggcagctggagag CTACAGAACGAGGCAGaggcatggtggaaggcaaccaagcctaaATTAGAAGCCGTTCATCCAAATCCCACCTGGGAGCAActcaaagaagttttctttaagaactacttccctaagAGCTTTAGAGATAAGAAGGAAGTTGAGTTCTCTGCTCTCGTGCAAGGAAACAAGATCGTGCTGGACTACCAGCAACAATTcaaagatttgttccattttgccccGAAGCACATGAAGGGGGAAGCAAGCAagacaaagaaatttgaaaaaggactcaaaccagagatcggcTCTATTCTGTCGGTCCTAAATATCCAGGACTACACTCCaatggttgataaggcaaagactatggaagacagattgGAGGAGAATGAGAAAGCCACAGCATCGCCTggcttgggcaagaggccaaggaACTATTAG